One stretch of Streptomyces sp. NBC_01363 DNA includes these proteins:
- a CDS encoding iron-sulfur cluster assembly accessory protein: MSVSDETTTVSDGILLSDAAAAKVKGLLEQEGRDDLALRVAVQPGGCSGLRYQLFFDERSLDGDVVKDFDGVKVVTDRMSAPYLGGASIDFVDTIEKQGFTIDNPNATGSCACGDSFS; this comes from the coding sequence ATGTCCGTATCGGACGAGACCACCACCGTGAGCGACGGCATCCTCCTGTCCGACGCCGCCGCAGCCAAGGTCAAGGGCCTGCTGGAGCAGGAAGGCCGTGACGACCTGGCGCTGCGCGTCGCCGTCCAGCCCGGCGGCTGCTCGGGCCTGCGCTACCAGCTCTTCTTCGACGAGCGTTCGCTCGACGGTGACGTCGTGAAGGACTTCGACGGCGTCAAGGTCGTCACCGACCGGATGAGCGCTCCGTACCTGGGCGGCGCCTCCATCGACTTCGTCGACACCATCGAGAAGCAGGGCTTCACGATCGACAACCCCAACGCCACGGGCTCCTGCGCCTGCGGTGACTCCTTCAGCTGA
- the nadA gene encoding quinolinate synthase NadA, which translates to MRDVTTAHPVQDLDVQPTPLALLLLGREADPRSERGVECPGDLPSPSDPDLVERARAAKAKLGDKVFVLGHHYQRDEVIQFADVTGDSFKLARDAAARPEAEYIVFCGVHFMAESADILTTEDQKVVLPDLAAGCSMADMATAEQVAECWDVLTEAGVAEQVVPVSYMNSSADIKAFTGRHGGTICTSSNAKRALEWAFEQGEPSAAKVLFLPDQHLGRNTAVRDMGMSLEDCVLYNPHKPGGGLTAEELRNAKMILWRGHCSVHGRFSVESVNDVRERIPGVNVLVHPECKHEVVAAADYVGSTEYIIKALEAAPAGSKWAIGTELNLVRRLANRFAAEDKEIVFLDKTVCFCSTMNRIDLPHLVWALESLAEGNLVNRIEVDPETEKYAKLALERMLALP; encoded by the coding sequence GTGCGTGACGTGACCACGGCCCACCCCGTCCAGGATCTCGACGTCCAGCCGACGCCCCTCGCCCTGCTCCTGCTCGGCCGTGAGGCCGACCCGAGGAGCGAGCGCGGCGTCGAGTGCCCCGGCGACCTGCCATCCCCGTCCGACCCGGACCTGGTGGAGCGTGCCCGTGCGGCCAAGGCGAAGCTCGGGGACAAGGTGTTCGTCCTCGGCCACCACTACCAGCGCGACGAGGTCATCCAGTTCGCCGATGTCACCGGCGACTCGTTCAAGCTCGCCCGGGACGCGGCCGCGCGGCCGGAGGCCGAGTACATCGTCTTCTGCGGCGTGCACTTCATGGCCGAGTCCGCGGACATCCTGACCACCGAGGACCAGAAGGTCGTGCTGCCGGACCTGGCGGCGGGCTGCTCCATGGCCGACATGGCCACCGCCGAGCAGGTCGCCGAGTGCTGGGACGTGCTGACCGAGGCCGGGGTCGCCGAGCAGGTCGTACCCGTCTCGTACATGAACTCCTCCGCCGACATCAAGGCCTTCACCGGGCGGCACGGCGGCACGATCTGCACCTCGTCCAACGCGAAGCGGGCGCTGGAGTGGGCCTTCGAGCAGGGGGAGCCCTCGGCAGCCAAGGTCCTCTTCCTGCCCGACCAGCACCTGGGCCGGAACACCGCGGTCCGGGACATGGGGATGTCGCTGGAGGACTGCGTCCTCTACAACCCGCACAAGCCGGGCGGCGGCCTGACCGCCGAGGAACTGCGCAACGCGAAGATGATCCTGTGGCGCGGGCACTGCTCGGTGCACGGCCGCTTCTCGGTGGAGTCCGTCAATGACGTCCGCGAGCGGATACCGGGCGTCAACGTCCTGGTGCACCCCGAGTGCAAGCACGAGGTCGTGGCGGCGGCGGACTACGTCGGCTCGACGGAGTACATCATCAAGGCCCTGGAGGCGGCCCCGGCCGGCTCGAAGTGGGCGATCGGCACCGAGCTGAACCTGGTGCGCCGCCTGGCGAACCGGTTCGCGGCCGAGGACAAGGAGATCGTCTTCCTCGACAAGACGGTCTGCTTCTGCTCGACGATGAACCGCATCGACCTGCCGCATCTGGTGTGGGCGCTGGAGTCGCTGGCCGAGGGCAACCTGGTCAACCGGATCGAGGTCGACCCGGAGACGGAGAAGTACGCCAAGCTCGCGCTGGAGCGGATGCTGGCGCTGCCGTAG